ctcactattctgctggtgcagtcactgtgtacatacattacattactgatcctgagttacatccagtattatcctccagagctgcactcactattctgctggtgcagtcactgtgtacatacattactgatcctgagttacatccagtattatcctccagagctgcactcactattctgctggggcagtccctgtgtacatacattactgatcctgagttacatccagtattatcctccagagctgcactcactattctgctggggcagtcactgtgtacatacattactgatcctgagttatattctgtattatactccagagctgcactcactattctgctggtgcagtcactgtgtacatacattacattactgatcctgagttacatccagtattatcctccagagctgcactcactattctgctggggcagtcactgtgtacatacattactgatcctgagttatattctgtattatactccagagctgcactcactattctgctggtgcagtcactgtgtacatacattacattactgatcctgagttacatccagtattatcctccagagctgcactcactattctgctggggcagtcactgtgtacatacattactgatcctgagttatattctgtattatactccagagctgcactcactattctgctggtgcagtcactgtgtacatacattacattactgatcctgagttacatccagtattatcctccagagctgcactcactattctgctggtgcagtccctgtgtacatacattactgatcctgagttacatccagtattatcctccagagctgcactcactattctgctggggcagtcactgtgtacatacattactgatcctgagttatattctgtattatactccagaactgcactcactattctgctggtgcagtcactgtgtacatacattacattagtgatcccgagttacatccagtattatcctccagagctgcactcactattctgctggggcagtcactgtgtacatacattactgatcctgagttatattctgtattatactccagagctgcactcactattctgctggtgcagtccctgtgtacatacattactgatcctgagttacatccagtattatcctccagagctgcactcactattctgctggtgcagtcactatgtacatacattactgatcctgagttacctcctgtattatcctccagagctgctccTTATGTAGAAAAGTAATTACTAAAAATGGAAGAATCCTAGTATCCAATGGAATAATAGACGGCTTGTACGGCGGCCGCTCGGCTTCACCGGCCAGTGCCGCTATGGAGCTGTCATGTCAGATTCTCCTCTCTGGAGCCGGTGCAGACACATTTCTGAAGAAATCCCACAATTATAATAAGAAATTTATTATAAGAATACATTACAGATTAATTCCCAAATCCTTTATAAATAATTCCATTTCGCTTTGAAACAAGCTGTACAGTTTTACTTTTGTTCAAAATTccatgagaaaaaaacaaaaacaaaaaaaaacaagtctcAGACCATGAACCCATAAAGCACATCCATCACAGTATATCTATAGTGTGCGCATACTCCACCGCTGCGTACGGAGCCGATACTCCGGGGGAACATAAAGCATTCTACAGACCAGCGTGTACCTTACAGTCCGGACGATTTTACACCTAAAAtgtgttaaaaaaatatttttaaaaataattacaaaaagtaAAACCATAAAAAGTCGATCTTTTCATACACTAAACAGTGCGGTATAAACTGTATAAATAATTGAAATTATTCTACTTTTTCCTTTTAACTCTGCAGCCATTGGATGCCGATAGAGGGTTTCTAATATAAAGTACAGATCACGTGGTTCCTCGATTTCGAGGGAAGTTTCACATTAGTTTTAAATGTTTCGTTACTCTGCCAAGTGGCTCCTCAGCAGAATAATTGTGGGGCGAGTGATCCCTACTGATGCACAGAGAGGAGATGGACCCTCATATGTGCAGCTGATGCAAAGGCTTCAGAAGCAGAACAGATGCGGGAAGCAATGGGCtttaaatgggggggggggggatggggacccTATGCTGGACTTCTAGGATCCTAACTGGTTTTAATGCAGCATTTTGTGGCTTGGTGACTTCAGCTGGAACCTGTGGCCACTGGTAAGATATCAGAGCCTAGTGTGTCCTGCCGGATAGTCTAATCTCCACCGACGTCCAGCTTCCGCTGCGATACCAGGACCGCTCCCTGAGACGCTCCAGTATAAGTGATCGAATCCATAGGAGAGGACGTCAGACCCCCTGGGGTGCGGAAGAAGTTGTCCTTCAGTGGTTCGGATCCTTTCGGTGTAAGGGGAACACCGGACTGTTGGAAGATAAGAATATGGATAGGTCAAATCAAGGGCAAAGAAATCATCACAAACAGACCTACCCCGGAAATAATTCccagtagaattttttttttgtgtatgcttaaaatataagccctactccaaaaataagccctagttgcggttccataaggaagtgtccaagcagctaaaaaagttaaagaaagcaGGCAGCCCCCAAAAAGGCAATAGCAGCCAGCCCCCCAAAAAGGCAATAGCAGCCAGCCCCCCAAAAAGGCAATAGCAGCCAGCCCCCCAAAAAGGCAATAGCAGCCAGCCCCCCAAAAAGGCAATAGCAGCCAGCCCCCCAAAAAGGCAATAGCAGCCAGCCCCCCAAAAAGGCAATAGCAGCCAGCCCCCCAAAAAGGCAATAGCAGCCAGCCCCCCAAAGAGGCAATAGCAGCCAGCCCCCCAAAGAGGCAATAGCAGCCAGCCCCCCAAAGAGGCAATAGCAGCCAGCCCCCCAAAGAGGCAATAGCAGCTAGCCCCCCAAAGAGGCAATAGCAGCCAGCCCCCCAAAAAGGCAATAGCAGCCAGCCCCCCAAAAAGGCAATAGCAGCCAGCCCCCCAAAAAGGCAATAGCAGCCAGCCCCCTAAAGCAAAAGCAGCCAGCCCAACCCACCccccacgaaaaaaaaaaaaaaaaaaaattgaacttgccagactccaaacaattacagttggcaagtgccaaaggtggatgggctctcacagagatctgcgtcgctgtcCCTCACCATTCCAGACGAATTGCCCTGCAGCTCTTACAAACAGATCAGGTATCAGTATCGCTCCGCGTGATACGGCTTCCTGTCACCAGGGGGGAGCAAAGCGCTGCAGGGGGACTGGACAGcaacgcagatttgtatgtgagagcccattcacttactAACTCATTGATGGGGTCTGGTAACTGATTCTTTTAGGGGATGTCtagtttcttttgggggtaaacttagccatacatagagaataataaatgtaagcaggtaaCTTAAACCTTTCTAAATCtggtctgtacccaccactataggatgcgttctgcaccacgagaatagcagataagaaaatgtgcatctgagccaGGAATAGGAATAACACAAaatattgatgttccagaatgtggttATTctggaataaatgttgatttttttttttttttccatttattaaagaataaatgtggattgttgttcattggAAAACATAAAACGTCCCCTGTAAATAAAACCTAGAGCATCTATcagagcaaaaaaataatataagaccctgtctgaaTTTCAAGGAAACAGTAGTAGTTAAAAAGAAAGGTAGTGCCAACCGCTGGGACCCTCCGACACTGTTGGAGATGGCAGAGCACAGTGCCAGGGTCTCCAGCAGTGCTATATAAGCAGCATGGTGCGGATATCTGTTCTAGGGGTACATACCTGCTGCAGAGCATATAACGTGAAGGGCTGTCCTTGATATGGTACGGGAGACAGGTGTTTGAAATTTAACACTTTAGCTGCCTGCAGGTCCTCCGCAGGCTTCCCGTTTTTCGGAGACATAGCAACAGACTGCGCGCTGCCACCAGGGGGCGATATCAGGTCTTTGTTTTGCAGGGTGAAGTTCAATATTCCAGCACTGGGGCTCGGGCAGGACGCAACAGGGGTAGATGTGGAAATCTGACCCGTCTGACTCACACAAGGAGAAAACATCACTTTCAGAGGATAGACCCCTGCAGAGAATACAAATAATAGGTTATAAAGAGGCAGTGAGGACGGGCTGGgtgactacaagtcccagcaagccacgacaccgcccccccccccccccccaaagaactGACATATACAAAGACCAATTTTACGAGTACATAAAAGGTCACCTGTAAGGGGAGATGTGATCATTTTTGGATCAGCGGTGGAACCGGTTTGATCTTTCATGGGTTCATTCGACAAAGGTGCCAACTGTACTGGGATTAGGTACCCCGAATGCACCAATCTCTGTAAGACAAAAGAATAAACTCAGATatcagggagaaaaaaaaataacaaaaaaattaagaagataataaaaaaatatattattcttattattattattaataataataataataataataataatgaaaatattttcttAAATATATAAAACAGTAAGAAAATAAAATAATGTATTTTATTTTCTTATAATAATGACATAATACAAGAAAATTTCCAATTACAGGTAaattattaaaattaataaattattattaatacatatatattttattttcattagaaaataaaattaatTAATATTTTCTTAATTATATTAAACGATTAGAAAATAAATTAAACTATATTAATCAAAATATTTTcgaaaatatattaatatataagaTTATTATTGAAAAATATTTTCTTAAATTTATTAATTTCTTAAAATTAGCGATTTAAGAAAATAATTAAGAATTTATTataaattaagaaaaaaatcatattttctTAATATTTAAGAAATAAATATAAGTATACAAAGAATATATATCATTAATTCATTCTCAGGGTTGTTACTACTGTAATAGGgaaagaatgaagaaaaaaaaaaaaagtcactcaggtagcgccctctagtggtggtggATGATACAAAGAATTTGATCTATTCCGGCTATAATTGGGTATTTGTAGCTATACTAAGGATGTTTTGGATCAGCTGGTAAATACAAACCTCAGCTATCTCATCTTGAGAACTTTTCAGCCTCTTGGTGCCGCCGTTCTCCTgttcagagagcctcctgggacattTCTCCTGCGCCGGTTCATTCTCATCAGATCCGTCAGTCGGTGAGACTTTGCCGTCACTTTGCACATTTTTCTTATCTCCTTGGGGGGCTTCCACCAGGGTCTGAGCGGCGCACATGATGGGATGAGCCTGGACATTGGCGTTTGGAGACTGTAAATAGACGGCGTACGGAGCGGGGGAATTGGGGTGAGGATGGACAAATGGTAAAGCCTGGAACAGAAGTGGGCTGAAGGCTTGTTGGCTCTGGGGCTTCATCGCGATCTTGGCATTCCCAGTAATGATACCTCGGGGAACTTTGAGTTTCACCTTCTTCCTTTCCCTGTAAAATAACACAGACCTTCTGTAAAACATCCTGCTCTGTTCTCAGACTGGATATTGTGCAGTTCTAAGAGCAGGGAGTCGGCGGTCAGAGGAAGTGTGATGctccatagagaaggcagagacatTTTTTGCCGTCTCTGTCTTCCTCATCACTGTCTATACAATTGGGCAAGCAGTAAAAGCGCCATTATTGTGATGACTGGTTACCAGGAAAGTGTGGGAACTCACGATTATACACTAGAGGCAGAACGTgtgcattaaaaataaataaataaaaaaccaaaaaaaaacaaaaaaaaaaaaaacacaaacttccACCcccccaaagtaaaaaaaaaaaagttccgttAAGTCCAAAACTTTAATTTGTAGTGATTCACCTACTTTGTCTGGTCGAGCTGTTCTTTGCAGATTGCCGCCAGCTGAGCCATCTTACTAGGGATCGATATACCATCGCTGGAATCACCTTCACATAGAAAATTGGGAGAATAAGAAATTTTACTCCAAAATCTCTATTTTGGAAACATAACGGATACGTCATAAAGCCTGTGGGTGCCCACGAGACACAGAGTCATAGATTACACATGTGGTTTCACCATTCCTGAAGAcctaaaagaggttgtccactacgtaAACATTTAGGGTCCATCCTTGCGTTAGGTTATCAATGTCGGATTTGGCAGGGGGTGCAACACCGGGCACCTGCGCCGATCAGCTTTTCAGTGCTGTCCAGGGCCACACAATTATGGAGTTGCATGGCACTGCTCCATCTGCTGTACTgtgctgcggccgggtactgcacaattACTTAGCTGCATGGCACTGCTCCATCTGCTGTACTgtgctgcggccgggtactgcacaattACTTAGCTGCATGGCACTGCTCCATCTGCTGTTCTGTGACCGCGGCCATGTTCTGCACatcctatataaagtgaaagctgcacaccaaattcagagaaatatgaacaagcataactgctttataatacataaggaatgaaaaatacaattagccatatgaaaaattgaaatgcGACATTGcaaaactgctgaggattatttgaaaaaaaaaaaaaaataataaataaaatatttagctaatgtattgatcaattcattactgcccgataaccacttcacggtaatctcttatttatggggtcaataaccaaatgttacctctctatgcggttaaaacctgcatgtgtatgggtacctaaccaaacgtTACCTCTacgtgcggttaaaacctgcttgtgtgtatgggaagccagggacctggctatataggaaattgaacaaCAAACAGAACTTTTTTTCTGTCCGAGAACCCAGTCCTGCCCTTTAGCCATATttgttcaatttcctatatagcccgctccctggctttccatacacaagcaggtttcaaccgcacataggaGGTAACATTAATTTAGgtacccatacacaagcaggttttaactgcaTAGAGAGGTAACATTTGATTAGGGAcctcataaataagagattaccgtgaagtggtaatggggcagtaatgaattgataaatacattagctaaatatcttttttttttttttcaaataatcctcagcagttatgcaatttcaatttttacaatttttcatatggctaattgtatttttgatTCCTTatttattataaagcagttatgcttgttcatatttctctgaatttggtgtgcagtttTCACTTTGTGTATttattagctagcaccctgttcacatttgcaatggtgttctgCACATCCGTCCTCTATTCAAATCtaggggcagatgtgcagtatccaGCCGCGTCCACAGTACAGCAGATGGAGCTGTGCCAGGCAACCAATTGTGCAGTTCCGGACACCGCCAACCCAGAGCTCCGCGTGGATGCAGGGTGTTGCAACGATCAGAAataaatgacctatcctaagaataagcGATCAGTGCGGAAGCAGTGGACAGCCTCTTACACGCTCCTCCATCACTTACCGTTCTTTACCGGACTGCTGGGGGCAGAGTTGATTTTCCTCCTGTCATTTTCGATGCTCTTCGCCAGCTTTATAAGAGACTGATGCCGAGTGAAGCTTTGCTTGCCGCGGCTGGAAAACAAATTCTTGGCGCAATTCTCTTTGGGAGAACGAAGGTCCAGAGCTATCGAGGTGTGCAACGTGGATTCTGCAAAATAAAGGGAGAAAGGTTCTCAATTTCCTTAACCAAGAGAAGATGAATTATCACCAGCCAGAAGTGATGGCATTCATGCCAGGGTGATTTATACCATAGCAATGTACAGTCTCAGAGTAACAGACTAATCATCGATTTTCCAAAAATTAACTCATTTCAGTTTTACAAAAGAATTGGGACATTGCACAAGATTCATCACAGATAACTATATGCACCTGATAAAATTGTAACAAAAGCTCAGCCGTGAATAGTACTGTGTGTGAATGGGGTATTTGCCTTTGGATCtaaatgagaattttttttttttttggaaacaaaGTGTCAAAAAAGTGAGTAACAAATACTCTTAAAAAGTTGCAGAACATTTCAAAACTGATGCACAAAGATTAATTACCAGGCACGTCTCTCTGTGTGCATCACACTGTATACGTTGTGCCTGGAGATTTTCTTTGAAGGGTTTGCTCACATCTAAGTACATTACTTTTCATTTTATAAACTGCACCGGATTATAAgctgcaccccaaatttaggggggggaaaaaaaaaaaggggggggggggggggtgttcccaTCTCATACtgcagtggtgtcttaccagaaaGGGGGGCGCCAGTGTTGGTGGAgcgggggggtcacaggaggcaggagcggtgcAGGAgcggggcgatgctgcaggcgcagTGGGGGTccatgctggctgtgtggaacAGGGCGGTGCGGCAAGTATCTCAGAAGCTCTGTTGGCGGTGCAGGTTTCAAATAAACGGCGCCCAGAgttagcgcgtgcgcagattgatctATGGGCTCAATGACAAGTACAGATCTCATcttcgcacgcgccacctccgggcaccattttctttaagtctgctgctgggagatcagtggacCGGAGGCGGCGCAAGCAATGATGAGCTCTTGAGCTGAGAgccccatctgcgcatgcgctgactccgggcaccatgtctttgaagcccgcaccaccaacaGCGCATCTGGCACACCTGCCACACCACCCAGCTCCACAAAACCAGCATGGGCTCCAGCTGCCAGCACAGGCCCactctccacctcctggtaagctacattcgaattATAAAAACGTACCCCTCATTTTCcaaccaaatttttgggaggaaaaaagtgtgtcttctaataaaaaaaaataaataaatacggtattaaaaaaaaaaaaaaacaaaaacaaaacaaacctccaGTTTTAATCTAGATAAATGGAGCAAATGCAATTCATTTGGTATTTGTTATTTGTCGCCTATCAATTCTACGATCATTTCGTGTTCTAGCCTAAGCTACATAATGGTAGCATATCTTTAAGAAAAACGGACGGCATACGGATGGTCCATGTGTCTTGTTTTTTGTTGCACCCATTGACTGAGTATTGGCAGTTTTTCTTTCTGCGATTTTTTTCTTTAGGCCAAATGCAAGtgcaatgtgtttttttgtttttttttttaaccccttcctgaccatggacggatatatccgtcatggagcgtatcccgttaagccccgccccctgccgcgagcAGGCGGCggggatcggcgcacatatcagctgttatcaacagctgacatgtgtgcctacatgttccgagtggaatcgcattccacccggaacattaaccccttacatctcgctgccaaaatctggcagcgagatgtatatgcgcgcggccatgttttttacttaccaccgcccccaccagaagtcacgtgagtgatcacgtgactttcgggggttgccatcgtagcacagggtcatgtgatgacgcctgcagctatgacgttttactttcgttttcacccggccgggagcagggtgaaaacaaaagtgactgaatctgcgatTTACAGCTGTATAGATcgatgtatagatagataatagcgatcggattgctgatcgctatagccccctagggggactagtaaaatataaaaaaaaataaataaaaaaaaaataaaaaaacctaaaagttcaaatcacccccctttccccccattgaaaattaaaggcttaaaaaaaataaataaatatgcacatatttggtatcgccgcgttccgaaatgcccgaactatcaaaatataaaatcaattaatctgattggtaaacggcgtagtggcaaaaaaattccaaacgccaaaattacgttttttggtcgccgcaagttttacgcaaaatgcaataacaggcgatcaaaacgtagcatctgcgcaaaaattgtaccattagaaacgtcagctcgagacgcaaaaaataagtagttactgagccatagatcccaaaaaatgataacgctacgggtttcggaaaatggtgcaaaacgtacgccacttttattgggcaaacttctgaattttttttaaccccttagatacaagtaaacctatatatgtttggtgtctacaaactcgcaccgaccccaggcatcatacccacacatcagttttaccatatagtgaacacggtgaataaaacatcccaaaatctattgtgccatcacactttttttgcagttttccccccacttggaatttttttgctgttttccagtacaccatatggtaaaacttatggtttcatttaaaagtacaacttgtcccgcaaaaaacaagccctcatatggcaagattgacggaaaaataaaaaaaagttacagctctcggaagaaggggagcaaaaaacaaaaatgcaaaaacggaaagtgccccggggctgaaggggttaaatggtttgCACTTGTAgtatttatatgcagatgtgagtgGACCCTAGGCTTTATTTATATGAGAGCGTAcgtagttttatttttttaaattgcatgCAGCCAAGGGTACATCAATATGAATAGATATAGCAGATACCACAGGATCCGCTCATCTCACCTGGGTCATCTGGTGACGTTTCCGGACAGGTCCACTGGAACGCCGGCTTGCGGCCCCTCTCTTCCGTTACGTGCACCTTCTTTATAAGATTCAGGCTGCTCAGGACATTCGCTATGTCGTACAGACGTCTTATTTTTGCtgtgaaggtttttttttaataaa
This sequence is a window from Anomaloglossus baeobatrachus isolate aAnoBae1 unplaced genomic scaffold, aAnoBae1.hap1 Scaffold_2599, whole genome shotgun sequence. Protein-coding genes within it:
- the E2F8 gene encoding transcription factor E2F8 yields the protein MPRSPTSSTAARDLEIGAAGRGVASVRPIMEDEKENAMRPLNLRIPRSPSSSTVLTEIQCAAANLTTPTKPCDNNSDPWTPTANLKMLISAASPEIRNREREILEEQFSGDELEKTLPSRKEKSLGLLCHKFLARFPNYPNPAVNNSICLDEVAGELSVERRRIYDIVNVLESLHMVSRLAKNKYIWHGRKNLNQTFDVLKRVGEENKYAEQILHLKKREQEEADAQDDASIPKSLVKQAEVSFVELPGLEFRAASVNSRKEKSLRVMSQRFVMLFLVSSPQIVSLDIAAKILIGEDQLEDLDKGKFKTKIRRLYDIANVLSSLNLIKKVHVTEERGRKPAFQWTCPETSPDDPESTLHTSIALDLRSPKENCAKNLFSSRGKQSFTRHQSLIKLAKSIENDRRKINSAPSSPVKNGDSSDGISIPSKMAQLAAICKEQLDQTKERKKVKLKVPRGIITGNAKIAMKPQSQQAFSPLLFQALPFVHPHPNSPAPYAVYLQSPNANVQAHPIMCAAQTLVEAPQGDKKNVQSDGKVSPTDGSDENEPAQEKCPRRLSEQENGGTKRLKSSQDEIAERLVHSGYLIPVQLAPLSNEPMKDQTGSTADPKMITSPLTGVYPLKVMFSPCVSQTGQISTSTPVASCPSPSAGILNFTLQNKDLISPPGGSAQSVAMSPKNGKPAEDLQAAKVLNFKHLSPVPYQGQPFTLYALQQSGVPLTPKGSEPLKDNFFRTPGGLTSSPMDSITYTGASQGAVLVSQRKLDVGGD